A region from the Streptomyces lydicus genome encodes:
- a CDS encoding ABC transporter ATP-binding protein, translating into MTTTHSGVATAPRATVAAARATDLSKVYGQGETQVVALDAVSVEFRQAEFTAIMGPSGSGKSTLMHCMAGLDAISGGSARIGDTELTGLKDKKLTQLRRDKIGFIFQAFNLLPTLNALENITLPMDIAGRKPDRAWLDRVVETVGLSGRLKHRPAQLSGGQQQRVAVARALASRPEIIFADEPTGNLDSRSGSEVLGFLRNSVRELGQTVVMVTHDPVAASYADRVVFLADGRIVDDLAGPTADTVLERMKGFDNRRRTT; encoded by the coding sequence GTGACCACCACCCACAGCGGCGTCGCCACCGCCCCCCGCGCCACCGTGGCGGCCGCCCGCGCCACGGACCTCAGCAAGGTCTACGGACAGGGCGAGACCCAGGTGGTCGCCCTGGACGCGGTCTCCGTCGAATTCCGGCAGGCCGAGTTCACCGCGATCATGGGCCCCTCCGGGTCCGGCAAGTCGACCCTGATGCACTGCATGGCCGGGCTGGACGCGATCTCCGGCGGCTCCGCCAGGATCGGCGACACCGAACTGACCGGGCTGAAGGACAAGAAGCTCACCCAGCTCCGGCGCGACAAGATCGGCTTCATCTTCCAGGCGTTCAACCTGCTGCCGACCCTGAACGCCCTGGAGAACATCACCCTGCCCATGGACATAGCGGGCCGGAAGCCCGATCGCGCCTGGCTGGACCGCGTCGTGGAGACCGTCGGCCTGTCCGGCCGCCTCAAGCACCGGCCGGCCCAGCTCTCCGGCGGCCAGCAGCAGCGCGTCGCGGTCGCCCGTGCGCTGGCCTCCCGGCCCGAGATCATCTTCGCCGACGAGCCGACCGGAAACCTCGACTCGCGCTCCGGCTCCGAGGTCCTCGGCTTTCTGCGCAACTCCGTGCGCGAACTGGGCCAGACCGTGGTGATGGTGACCCACGACCCGGTCGCCGCCTCCTACGCGGACCGCGTGGTCTTCCTCGCCGACGGCCGGATCGTCGACGACCTCGCCGGCCCGACCGCCGACACGGTGCTGGAACGCATGAAGGGCTTCGACAACCGGCGTCGTACGACCTGA
- a CDS encoding SAM-dependent methyltransferase has protein sequence MADAAGRLTKLAEEVLGVPLPVRIRAWDRSESGPPGAPTLVIRHRRALRRLLFKPGELGLARAWVAGDLDIEGDLYEALDRLAGLIWERGDAPAPHRARVLRALARPEFRAAARELLTLAGVPVPPAPPAEEVRRRRGPLHTLRRDKEAISHHYDVGNDFYALVLGPSMVYSCAYWGTAEDGVATLEDAQRGKLDLICRKLGLEEDLRLLDVGCGWGSMVLHAAREYGVRAVGITLSEEQATFARKRIAEAGLADRVEIRVQDYREIHDEPFDAISSVGMAEHVGRTQYAEYADALYALLKPGGRLLNHQIARRPVADEEAYHVDEFIDRYVFPDGELAPLGRTVGQLEEAGFEVRDVEAIREHYALTLRSWVANLEEHWDEAARLTSVGRARVWRLYMAASALSFERNRIGVNQVLAVRTPESGTSDLPLRAREWRTGTHRG, from the coding sequence ATGGCCGACGCCGCTGGACGGCTCACCAAGCTCGCCGAGGAGGTGCTGGGAGTCCCGCTCCCGGTGCGTATCCGCGCCTGGGACCGCAGCGAGTCGGGCCCGCCGGGGGCACCCACTCTCGTCATCCGCCATCGCCGGGCGCTGCGCCGGCTGCTGTTCAAACCGGGCGAGTTGGGCCTGGCCCGCGCCTGGGTGGCCGGCGACCTCGACATCGAGGGCGATCTCTACGAAGCGCTCGACCGGCTCGCCGGGCTGATCTGGGAGCGCGGCGACGCCCCCGCTCCGCACCGGGCCCGTGTGCTGCGCGCCCTGGCCCGCCCGGAGTTCCGCGCCGCCGCCCGGGAACTGCTGACCCTGGCCGGCGTCCCCGTTCCCCCGGCGCCGCCCGCGGAGGAGGTCAGACGCCGCCGCGGGCCGCTGCACACCCTGCGGCGCGACAAGGAAGCCATCAGCCACCACTACGACGTCGGCAACGACTTCTACGCCCTGGTGCTCGGGCCGTCCATGGTCTACTCCTGCGCCTACTGGGGGACCGCCGAGGACGGTGTCGCCACCCTGGAGGACGCCCAGCGCGGCAAGCTGGACCTGATCTGCCGCAAGCTCGGCCTGGAAGAGGACCTGCGGCTGCTGGACGTCGGCTGCGGCTGGGGCTCGATGGTGCTGCACGCGGCCCGCGAGTACGGCGTACGGGCGGTCGGCATCACCCTCTCCGAGGAGCAGGCCACCTTCGCCCGTAAGCGCATCGCCGAGGCCGGGCTGGCCGACCGGGTCGAGATCCGGGTGCAGGACTACCGCGAGATCCACGACGAGCCGTTCGACGCGATCTCCTCGGTCGGCATGGCCGAGCACGTCGGCCGCACCCAGTACGCGGAGTACGCCGACGCCCTGTATGCGCTGCTCAAGCCCGGCGGGCGGCTGCTCAACCACCAGATCGCCCGGCGGCCGGTCGCGGACGAGGAGGCGTACCACGTCGACGAGTTCATCGACCGCTATGTGTTCCCCGACGGTGAACTGGCACCGCTCGGCCGGACCGTCGGCCAGCTGGAGGAGGCCGGATTCGAGGTGCGGGACGTGGAGGCGATCCGGGAGCACTACGCCCTGACGCTGCGGAGCTGGGTCGCCAACCTGGAGGAGCACTGGGACGAGGCGGCGCGGCTCACCTCCGTGGGCCGGGCCCGGGTGTGGCGGCTGTACATGGCCGCGTCCGCGCTGTCCTTCGAGCGCAACCGGATAGGAGTCAACCAGGTGCTGGCCGTCCGTACGCCGGAGTCCGGGACCTCGGACCTGCCGTTGCGGGCGCGTGAGTGGCGCACCGGCACCCACCGCGGCTGA
- a CDS encoding Ppx/GppA phosphatase family protein: MKRVAAVDCGTNSIRLLVADADPATGELKDLDRRMQIVRLGQGVDRTGRLAPEALERTFAACREYAAVIKDLGAEQVRFVATSASRDAENREDFVRGVVDILGVEPEVITGDQEAEFSFNGATKELLGMGAAGAERLPGKGGGGRRVGVARPFLVVDIGGGSTEFVLGDESVRAARSVDVGCVRMTERHLVHEGGISDPPSPGQISAIKADIATALDRAEETVPLGEAATLVGLAGSVTTVAAIALGLDRYESEAIHHSRIPLAKVREITERLLSSTHAERAAIPVMHPGRVDVIGAGALVLLSIMERTGAEEVVVSEHDILDGIAWSLAG, encoded by the coding sequence GTGAAGCGGGTCGCCGCCGTCGACTGCGGTACGAACTCCATCCGGCTGCTGGTCGCGGACGCCGACCCGGCGACGGGTGAGCTGAAGGACCTCGACCGCCGGATGCAGATCGTCCGGCTGGGCCAGGGCGTGGACCGCACCGGGCGGCTGGCGCCCGAGGCGCTGGAGCGCACCTTCGCGGCCTGCCGGGAGTACGCCGCGGTGATCAAGGATCTGGGCGCCGAGCAGGTCCGCTTCGTGGCCACCTCCGCCTCCCGGGACGCGGAGAACCGCGAGGACTTCGTCCGCGGCGTGGTGGACATCCTGGGCGTGGAGCCCGAGGTGATCACCGGCGACCAGGAGGCGGAGTTCTCGTTCAACGGCGCCACCAAGGAGCTCCTCGGAATGGGGGCTGCAGGCGCGGAGCGACTTCCGGGGAAGGGCGGTGGCGGGCGACGGGTGGGCGTGGCCCGGCCCTTCCTGGTCGTCGACATCGGCGGCGGCTCGACCGAGTTCGTCCTCGGCGACGAGTCGGTACGCGCCGCGCGCTCGGTCGACGTCGGGTGCGTCCGGATGACCGAGCGGCATCTGGTGCACGAGGGCGGGATCAGCGACCCGCCGTCCCCGGGGCAGATCAGCGCCATCAAGGCCGACATCGCCACGGCGCTGGACCGGGCCGAGGAGACCGTCCCGCTGGGCGAGGCCGCCACCCTCGTGGGCCTGGCCGGCTCGGTGACCACGGTCGCCGCGATCGCGCTGGGCCTCGACCGGTACGAGTCCGAGGCCATCCACCACTCCCGTATCCCGCTGGCGAAGGTCCGCGAGATCACCGAGCGGCTGCTGTCCTCCACCCATGCCGAGCGGGCGGCCATCCCGGTCATGCACCCGGGCCGGGTCGACGTGATCGGCGCCGGCGCGCTCGTACTGCTGTCGATCATGGAGCGGACGGGGGCCGAGGAGGTCGTCGTCAGCGAGCACGACATCCTCGACGGCATCGCCTGGAGCCTGGCGGGCTGA
- a CDS encoding NAD(P)/FAD-dependent oxidoreductase — MSTTERPRILVVGGGYVGLYAARRILKQMRYGEATVTVVDPRSYMTYQPFLPEAAAGSISPRHVVVPLRRVLPKAEVLTGRVTTIDQDRKVATIAPLVGEAYELPFDYLVIAMGAVSRTFPIPGLAENGIGMKGVEEAIGLRNHVLEQLDKADSTTDEDVRRKALTFVFVGGGFAGAETVGEVEDMARDAAKYYSNVKREDMRFLLVDVADKILPEVGPKLGAYGKEHLEGRGVEVYLKTGMDSCVDGHVKLNNGLEVDSNTIVWTAGVKPNPALARFGLPLGPRGHVDTAATLQVQGTDYIWAAGDNAQVPDMVGRKNGNENAWCPPNAQHALRQAKVLGDNVLSGMRGFPQKEYSHANKGAVAGLGLHKGVAMIVMGKMKIKLKGRLAWYMHRAYHGMAMPTFNRKIRVFADWTLAMFLKREVVSLGAMENPREEFYEAAKPAPAPAAAADADKAKAKAS; from the coding sequence ATGAGCACCACGGAGCGTCCCAGGATCCTCGTTGTAGGCGGTGGGTACGTAGGCCTGTACGCGGCACGTCGCATCCTCAAGCAGATGCGGTACGGCGAGGCGACCGTCACGGTCGTCGACCCGCGCTCGTACATGACGTACCAGCCCTTCCTCCCCGAAGCTGCAGCCGGCAGCATCTCCCCCCGCCACGTCGTGGTGCCGCTGCGACGCGTGCTGCCCAAGGCGGAGGTTCTCACCGGCCGGGTCACCACCATCGACCAGGACCGCAAGGTCGCCACGATCGCCCCGCTGGTCGGCGAGGCGTACGAGCTGCCCTTCGACTACCTGGTCATCGCGATGGGCGCGGTCTCCCGCACCTTCCCGATCCCCGGCCTGGCCGAGAACGGCATCGGCATGAAGGGCGTGGAAGAGGCCATCGGCCTGCGCAACCACGTGCTGGAGCAGCTGGACAAGGCCGACTCCACGACCGACGAGGACGTCCGCCGCAAGGCGCTGACCTTCGTCTTCGTGGGCGGTGGCTTCGCGGGTGCGGAGACCGTCGGTGAGGTCGAGGACATGGCCCGCGACGCCGCCAAGTACTACAGCAACGTGAAGCGCGAGGACATGCGCTTCCTGCTGGTCGACGTCGCCGACAAGATCCTCCCCGAGGTCGGCCCCAAGCTCGGTGCCTACGGCAAGGAGCACCTCGAGGGCCGCGGTGTCGAGGTCTACCTCAAGACCGGCATGGACTCCTGCGTCGACGGTCACGTGAAGCTCAACAACGGCCTCGAGGTCGACTCCAACACGATCGTGTGGACCGCGGGCGTCAAGCCCAACCCGGCGCTGGCCCGCTTCGGTCTGCCGCTTGGCCCGCGCGGCCACGTCGACACCGCCGCCACCCTCCAGGTGCAGGGCACCGACTACATCTGGGCCGCCGGCGACAACGCCCAGGTCCCTGACATGGTCGGCCGCAAGAACGGCAACGAGAACGCCTGGTGCCCGCCGAACGCGCAGCACGCGCTGCGGCAGGCCAAGGTCCTCGGCGACAACGTGCTCTCCGGTATGCGGGGCTTCCCGCAGAAGGAGTACAGCCACGCCAACAAGGGTGCGGTCGCCGGTCTCGGCCTGCACAAGGGCGTCGCGATGATCGTCATGGGCAAGATGAAGATCAAGCTCAAGGGCCGTCTCGCCTGGTACATGCACCGCGCGTACCACGGCATGGCGATGCCGACGTTCAACCGCAAGATCCGGGTCTTCGCGGACTGGACGCTGGCCATGTTCCTCAAGCGCGAGGTCGTCTCGCTCGGCGCCATGGAGAACCCCCGCGAGGAGTTCTACGAGGCGGCCAAGCCGGCCCCCGCTCCGGCCGCCGCGGCCGACGCCGACAAGGCGAAGGCCAAGGCTTCCTGA
- a CDS encoding ABC transporter permease has product MFRTALRNVLAHKARLLMTVLAVMLGVAFVSGTLVFTSTISDAFRTSSQKSFDNVDVAVLPASPDGPGATAAQDPHLDGKALGTLSRLPGAAAVTGTADGFAGIGDKDGKLIASGDNSRGSNYFPGKDGKDARYPLKQGTAPTGADQFALDAGTAAKGGYHVGDTVRISAGGPVRQQKLTGIFTTDDGRVAAGGSLALFDTRTAQKLFQLSGGYTEIDVRAAPGTSQATLQQAIDKALPRHSATTATGKELADSEAKAISQKMEGMRTALLAFAAIALFVGIFLIANTFTMLVAQRTKELALLRAVGASRRQVTRSVLIEAFFVGAIAGVSGLVAGIGLAALLREVLNGLVTKFPEGPLVVSPAAVVAALGIGIVITVLAAYLPARRGAKVPPVAAMNSVHAVATTKSLVVRNVLGALVAGAGTASVIAATSAYDGDDTSKIMLGGGGMLLLVGVFILTPLLSRPLIALATPVLRAFGTSGRLARQNALRNPRRTATTASALMIGLTLITGMTVIAGGTQQAIDKLAVDALKADYTISMEGHTQLPTTTEKQVREAPGVTAVTPLRESMATIGTGDAARYPTRLTGVDGTQFGSLVRPDFSEGSLGTLRGDRVLVDENTAARNGWRAGSHLPVTFPDGKTSTLTVGGVYRGNQMLSGVYLDNRTLAPHQKDIGDSRLLVKMTGGATDAHKNDLVKALGKNPAVTVADKKDVSNGIASVFTLLLNMLYGLLAMAVIVAVLGVVNTLAMSVFERSQEIGMLRAIGLDRRGIKRMVRLESLVISLFGGVLGIGLGVFMGWAVGQLISAHLPTYELVLPWARMGIFLGLAGLVGVLAALWPAFRAARLNMLAAIKAE; this is encoded by the coding sequence ATGTTCCGAACCGCCTTGCGCAATGTGCTTGCGCACAAGGCCCGGCTGCTGATGACCGTCCTCGCCGTGATGCTCGGCGTGGCCTTCGTCTCCGGCACCCTGGTCTTCACCTCGACCATCTCCGACGCCTTCCGCACCAGCTCCCAGAAGAGCTTCGACAACGTCGACGTCGCCGTGCTGCCGGCGTCGCCCGACGGGCCCGGCGCCACCGCTGCCCAGGACCCCCACCTCGACGGGAAGGCGCTCGGCACCCTGTCCCGGCTCCCCGGCGCCGCCGCCGTCACCGGCACCGCCGACGGCTTCGCCGGGATCGGCGACAAGGACGGCAAGCTGATCGCGTCCGGCGACAACAGCCGCGGCAGCAACTACTTCCCCGGCAAGGACGGCAAGGACGCCCGCTATCCGCTGAAGCAGGGCACGGCCCCCACCGGCGCGGACCAGTTCGCGCTGGACGCGGGCACCGCGGCGAAGGGCGGCTACCACGTCGGCGACACCGTCCGGATATCCGCCGGCGGACCGGTCCGGCAGCAGAAGCTGACCGGCATCTTCACCACCGACGACGGCCGGGTCGCGGCCGGCGGCTCGCTGGCCCTGTTCGACACCCGGACCGCGCAGAAGCTGTTCCAACTGTCCGGCGGGTACACCGAGATCGACGTCCGGGCCGCGCCCGGGACGTCCCAGGCCACACTGCAACAGGCGATCGACAAGGCGCTGCCCCGGCACAGCGCCACCACCGCCACCGGCAAGGAGCTCGCCGACTCCGAGGCCAAGGCGATCAGCCAGAAGATGGAAGGCATGAGGACCGCGCTGCTGGCCTTCGCCGCCATCGCGCTCTTCGTCGGCATCTTCCTCATCGCCAACACCTTCACCATGCTGGTCGCCCAGCGCACCAAGGAGCTGGCGCTGCTGCGGGCGGTCGGTGCGAGCCGGCGCCAGGTCACCCGCTCGGTGCTGATCGAGGCCTTCTTCGTCGGTGCGATCGCCGGTGTCTCGGGCCTGGTGGCCGGGATCGGCCTCGCCGCACTGCTGCGGGAGGTGCTGAACGGCCTCGTCACCAAGTTCCCCGAGGGGCCGCTGGTGGTCTCGCCCGCCGCGGTCGTCGCCGCCCTGGGCATCGGCATCGTCATCACGGTGCTGGCCGCCTATCTGCCCGCCCGGCGCGGCGCGAAGGTCCCGCCGGTCGCCGCGATGAACAGCGTGCACGCCGTCGCCACCACCAAGTCGCTGGTGGTCCGCAACGTCCTCGGTGCGCTCGTCGCGGGCGCCGGTACGGCCTCGGTCATCGCCGCCACCTCCGCCTACGACGGCGACGACACCAGCAAGATCATGCTGGGCGGCGGCGGGATGCTGCTGCTGGTCGGCGTGTTCATCCTGACGCCGCTGCTGTCCCGCCCGCTGATCGCGCTGGCCACCCCCGTCCTGCGTGCCTTCGGCACCTCCGGCCGCCTCGCCCGGCAGAACGCGCTGCGCAACCCGCGCCGTACCGCCACCACCGCCTCCGCGCTGATGATCGGGCTGACCCTGATCACCGGTATGACGGTGATCGCGGGCGGTACCCAGCAGGCCATCGACAAGCTGGCCGTCGATGCGCTGAAGGCCGACTACACCATCTCCATGGAGGGCCACACGCAACTGCCCACCACCACGGAGAAGCAGGTCCGCGAGGCGCCCGGCGTCACCGCCGTCACCCCGCTGCGCGAGAGCATGGCGACGATCGGCACCGGCGACGCCGCCCGGTATCCGACCCGGCTGACCGGTGTGGACGGCACGCAGTTCGGCTCGCTCGTCCGGCCCGACTTCAGCGAGGGGTCGCTCGGCACCCTGCGCGGCGACCGGGTCCTGGTGGACGAGAACACCGCCGCCCGCAACGGCTGGCGGGCCGGCTCGCACCTCCCCGTGACGTTCCCGGACGGGAAGACGTCCACGCTGACGGTCGGCGGCGTCTACCGGGGCAACCAGATGCTCAGCGGCGTCTACCTGGACAACCGCACCCTGGCTCCGCACCAGAAGGACATCGGCGACAGCCGGCTCCTGGTGAAGATGACCGGCGGCGCCACCGACGCGCACAAGAACGACCTGGTCAAGGCGCTCGGCAAGAACCCCGCGGTCACCGTCGCGGACAAGAAGGACGTCTCGAACGGCATCGCCTCGGTGTTCACCCTGCTGCTGAACATGCTCTACGGCCTGCTGGCCATGGCCGTGATCGTCGCGGTGCTCGGGGTCGTCAACACCCTGGCGATGTCGGTCTTCGAGCGCTCACAGGAGATCGGCATGCTGCGGGCGATCGGCCTGGACCGGCGCGGCATCAAGCGGATGGTGCGGCTGGAGTCGCTGGTCATCTCGCTGTTCGGCGGGGTCCTCGGCATCGGACTCGGCGTGTTCATGGGCTGGGCGGTCGGTCAGCTGATCAGTGCCCACCTGCCCACCTACGAACTGGTGCTGCCGTGGGCCCGGATGGGCATCTTCCTCGGCCTGGCCGGGCTCGTCGGCGTGCTGGCCGCCCTGTGGCCGGCGTTCCGGGCGGCGCGGCTGAACATGCTCGCCGCCATCAAGGCCGAATAG